A genomic stretch from Aedes albopictus strain Foshan chromosome 2, AalbF5, whole genome shotgun sequence includes:
- the LOC109417846 gene encoding zinc finger protein 391 — protein sequence MAGLTDVDSPFVKTENACKICGSSEGDMESIFCNADDTRMLNKIYKCTKVEVTPVCGLISPICESCRKRIDAFDENAKPKVVEFVIKDEPDQNALDYDPFSFQDPMASDTLAEEVTDVFEDVNVKLEISLDEIPDKSTPKEQKPKGKGGRKGKKPPEAKDSNVIEINEDKVEPIENEKENVPSTRVTRKSAKKPTAKSDHGSDSSDYDWAGDDDDAKFDSDPSKASSEDEKPLKKRKAVKKKPNPTGEKRKIGRPRKIRPEGEGKEAKVPQECKICGRVVTYMREHMRMHKIDKQHKCPYCDRMFVQGNNLKYHIRKHLGERPYSCELCDKTFYCAPHLKSHMKVHGPQGLYQCDRCPKTFNQECNLRKHIRVHTGEKPYKCTKCDKAFNSTSNLKNHQRLHADDRAFTCDHCSKSFVDILHLQRHIRVHTGYQPYICHVCCLAFNCQNGIVEHLKTHILERKELWSKNPKHRPADVTLETNCD from the exons ATGGCAGGTTTAACAGATGTCGATAG CCCGTTTGTTAAAACGGAAAATGCATGTAAAATATGCGGCTCGTCTGAGGGGGACATGGAATCGATCTTTTGCAACGCAGACGATACCCGGATGTTGAACAAAATCTACAAATGCACCAAAGTAGAG GTCACTCCAGTCTGTGGTCTAATATCTCCCATTTGTGAGTCCTGCCGTAAACGTATTGATGCATTCGATGAAAATGCAAAACCGAAAGTGGTTGAGTTTGTCATAAAGGATGAACCGGACCAGAATGCCTTGGATTACGACCCGTTTAGCTTTCAAGATCCCATGGCTAGTGATACGCTTGCCGAAGAGGTTAcagatgtcttcgaagatgtaaACGTCAAGTTGGAAATCAGCTTAGATGAAATTCCGGACAAATCAACCCCAAAAGAACAGAAACCGAAAGGAAAAGGAGGCCGTAAGGGGAAGAAACCTCCCGAAGCCAAGGACTCAAACGTCATAGAAATTAACGAAGACAAAGTTGAGCCAATtgaaaatgaaaaagaaaatgtTCCCAGTACTCGTGTGACTAGAAAATCAGCTAAAAAACCAACGGCTAAAAGCGATCATGGGAGTGATTCAAGTGACTACGATTGGGCAGGCGATGATGACGATGCCAAATTTGATAGCGATCCCAGTAAAGCTAGTTCAGAGGACGAAAAACCTTTAAAGAAACGCAAAGCAGTCAAAAAGAAGCCAAACCCTACCGGAGAGAAGCGCAAAATCGGGCGACCCCGAAAGATTCGACCGGAAGGTGAAGGTAAAGAAGCAAAAGTGCCCCAGGAATGCAAAATTTGTGGTCGCGTTGTGACGTACATGCGAGAACACATGCGAATGCACAAAATCGATAAGCAACACAAGTGCCCGTACTGTGATCGGATGTTTGTCCAGGGAAATAATTTAAAATACCACATTCGCAAACATCTGGGAGAAAGACCGTACTCTTGCGAGTTGTGCGATAAAACTTTTTATTGTGCGCCGCATTTGAAGTCACATATG aaagtaCACGGACCTCAAGGTTTATATCAGTGTGATAGGTGTCCTAAAACCTTCAACCAGGAGTGCAATCTCAGAAAGCATATTAGAGTGCATACAG GTGAAAAGCCATACAAATGTACCAAGTGTGACAAGGCATTTAATAGTACTTCGAATTTAAAGAACCATCAAAGGCTACATGCCGACGATCGTGCGTTCACTTGTGATCATTGTTCCAAAAGTTTCGTCGATATTCTACATTTACAGCGTCACATACGAGTTCACACTG GATATCAACCATATATTTGCCATGTATGCTGCCTGGCATTCAACTGCCAGAACGGAATCGTTGAACATTTAAAAACGCATATTTTGGAACGAAAAGAACTCTGGTCAAAAAATCCAAAGCACAGACcagcagacgtaacacttgaaACAAATTGCGATTGA